The following are encoded in a window of Solibacillus sp. FSL R7-0668 genomic DNA:
- a CDS encoding 2TM domain-containing protein — MSNLQYKKATKYVQALENFYIHLIVYVTVNIGLIGINLVFSSDYKWFIYPLLGWGIGIVAHGLSVFSKGLILGKDWEEKQIEKYMRK; from the coding sequence TTGAGCAATTTACAATACAAAAAAGCAACAAAGTATGTTCAGGCATTAGAAAATTTTTACATTCACCTTATTGTTTATGTAACCGTCAACATCGGCTTAATTGGCATTAATCTCGTTTTCTCATCTGACTACAAATGGTTTATCTATCCCCTATTAGGCTGGGGAATTGGCATTGTTGCTCATGGCTTATCCGTTTTCAGTAAAGGTCTAATCCTAGGAAAAGACTGGGAAGAAAAGCAAATTGAGAAGTATATGAGGAAATAA